A DNA window from Oncorhynchus tshawytscha isolate Ot180627B linkage group LG13, Otsh_v2.0, whole genome shotgun sequence contains the following coding sequences:
- the LOC112264857 gene encoding splicing factor, proline- and glutamine-rich isoform X2: MSRDRFNLNVRGNNRGVGFQRRGGAGPMRGGMGNMNNFRQNQHPFQRGPHPGNFVKPPNQIPQITPQKPPAPTLSQPGAQAIRPPPTPGPALTMKGPIQQQQAAATVAPATAAAATPTAAAAATPKAAAAATPMAAPPAAAATAPAAQPKMQSPPPKPVPPKPALSSPPPNQIKKPALSSPPPNQMNRNQQRPGPGNANGNGNKSAPANKKPEPQTQMNTSNEAEEAHPPNELRATLSSLRRPGEKTYTQRCRLFIGNLPNDISDDTFKKLFAKYGEPSEIFINKNKGFGFIRLESRALAEIAKAELDDVPMKGRPLRVRFATHSAALSVKNLSPFVSNELLEEAFSQFGVVERAVVIVDDRGRSTGKGIVEFASKPAARKALDRCNDGVFLLTTSPRPIVVEPLEQYDDEDGLPEKLAQKNHNYHKEREEPPRFARPGTFEFEYSKRWKSLDDMEKQQRQQVEKNIREAREKLEGEMDDAFHVHQANMIRQDLLRREEELRRMEEMHSAEMQKRKEMQLRQEEERRIREEETLRQREIEEQIRRKREEAYRSGNFMDNRDMRLTQGGAMGMADNQFGSPNQKFPMGLQGMGVPNAGGAMMPNEMGPRVLVGG; encoded by the exons ATGTCTCGGGACAGATTTAACCTTAACGTTAGAGGAAATAATCGTGGAGTTGGATTTCAACGCCGGGGAGGTGCTGGCCCGATGCGAGGTGGAATGGGTAACATGAATAATTTCAGACAAAACCAACACCCTTTTCAAAGAGGGCCTCATCCCGGTAACTTTGTAAAACCACCCAACCAGATACCTCAGATAACCCCTCAGAAGCCACCCGCACCAACTCTTTCCCAGCCAGGCGCTCAAGCGATTCGGCCACCACCTACTCCTGGCCCTGCGCTAACCATGAAGGGCCCCATACAGCAACAGCAGGCCGCTGCCACAGTAGCTCCGGCCACCGCAGCAGCAGCAACTCCGACGGCCGCAGCAGCAGCAACTCCGAAGGCCGCAGCAGCAGCAACTCCGATGGCCGCACCTCCCGCGGCCGCAGCAACAGCGCCTGCGGCTCAACCAAAAATGCAGTCCCCACCTCCGAAGCCTGTTCCTCCGAAACCCGCACTTTCATCTCCCCCACCAAACCAAATTAAAAAACCcgctctctcatctcccccaccAAACCAGATGAATAGGAACCAGCAAAGACCAGGACCCGGCAACGCCAATGGGAATGGGAATAAATCTGCACCCGCAAACAAAAAACCTGAACCTCAAACGCAGATGAACACTTCAAATGAGGCCGAGGAAGCCCACCCCCCCAAT GAGTTGAGAGCGACATTGTCCTCGTTGCGCAGACCTGGCGAGAAGACGTACACTCAACGATGCCGCCTTTTCATTGGAAACCTTCCCAACGATATCTCAGATGACACATTCAAGAAGCTGTTTGCAAAGTATGGCGAGCCCAGTGAGATTTTCATCAACAAAAACAAAGGCTTTGGCTTCATACGCCTT GAATCCCGTGCATTGGCTGAGATAGCTAAAGCTGAGTTGGATGATGTACCCATGAAAGGCAGACCGCTTCGGGTGCGCTTTGCAACTCACTCGGCTGCACTGTCTGTGAAGAATTTATCACCTTTTGTTTCCAATGAGCTACTGGAGGAGGCCTTTTCCCAGTTTGGAGTGGTGGAGAGGGCTGTGGTAATTGTAGATGATCGCGGGCGCTCCACTGGCAAGGGCATTGTCGAATTTGCCTCTAAACCTGCTGCACGAAAGGCCCTGGATCGTTGCAATGATGGAGTCTTCTTGCTCACCAC GTCACCTCGTCCAATCGTCGTTGAGCCCCTTGAACAATACGATGATGAGGATGGTCTGCCAGAGAAACTGGCACAGAAGAACCACAACTATCATAA GGAGCGGGAGGAGCCTCCCAGGTTTGCCCGTCCTGGCACTTTTGAGTTTGAGTACTCTAAGCGTTGGAAGTCCCTGGATGACATGGAGAAGCAGCAGCGACAGCAAGTGGAGAAAAACATCCGCGAAGCCCGTGAGAAACTGGAGGGCGAGATGGACGATGCTTTCCATGTGCACCAGGCCAACATGATCCGCCAAG ATCTGCTGAGGCGTGAGGAGGAGCTACGACGCATGGAGGAGATGCACAGTGCGGAGATGCAGAAGAGGAAAGAGATGCAGCTCAG GCAGGAGGAGGAACGTCGCATACGTGAGGAGGAGACGCTCCGCCAGAGGGAGATTGAGGAGCAAATCCGGCGCAAGCGGGAGGAGGCCTACAGAAGTGGGAACTTCATGGACAAT AGGGATATGAGATTGACTCAGGGTGGCGCCATGGGCATGGCTG ACAATCAATTTGGCTCACCCAACCAGAAGTTCCCCATGGGACTCCAAGGCATGGGTGTACCTAACGCTGGGGGAGCCATGATGCCCAACGAAATG GGGCCTCGAGTGCTTGTAGGAGGCTGA
- the LOC112264857 gene encoding splicing factor, proline- and glutamine-rich isoform X1, with protein sequence MSRDRFNLNVRGNNRGVGFQRRGGAGPMRGGMGNMNNFRQNQHPFQRGPHPGNFVKPPNQIPQITPQKPPAPTLSQPGAQAIRPPPTPGPALTMKGPIQQQQAAATVAPATAAAATPTAAAAATPKAAAAATPMAAPPAAAATAPAAQPKMQSPPPKPVPPKPALSSPPPNQIKKPALSSPPPNQMNRNQQRPGPGNANGNGNKSAPANKKPEPQTQMNTSNEAEEAHPPNELRATLSSLRRPGEKTYTQRCRLFIGNLPNDISDDTFKKLFAKYGEPSEIFINKNKGFGFIRLESRALAEIAKAELDDVPMKGRPLRVRFATHSAALSVKNLSPFVSNELLEEAFSQFGVVERAVVIVDDRGRSTGKGIVEFASKPAARKALDRCNDGVFLLTTSPRPIVVEPLEQYDDEDGLPEKLAQKNHNYHKEREEPPRFARPGTFEFEYSKRWKSLDDMEKQQRQQVEKNIREAREKLEGEMDDAFHVHQANMIRQDLLRREEELRRMEEMHSAEMQKRKEMQLRQEEERRIREEETLRQREIEEQIRRKREEAYRSGNFMDNRDMRLTQGGAMGMADNQFGSPNQKFPMGLQGMGVPNAGGAMMPNEMRNERNFPQGGRGAMGPNNQGFGRVREEFDGPAKKPRF encoded by the exons ATGTCTCGGGACAGATTTAACCTTAACGTTAGAGGAAATAATCGTGGAGTTGGATTTCAACGCCGGGGAGGTGCTGGCCCGATGCGAGGTGGAATGGGTAACATGAATAATTTCAGACAAAACCAACACCCTTTTCAAAGAGGGCCTCATCCCGGTAACTTTGTAAAACCACCCAACCAGATACCTCAGATAACCCCTCAGAAGCCACCCGCACCAACTCTTTCCCAGCCAGGCGCTCAAGCGATTCGGCCACCACCTACTCCTGGCCCTGCGCTAACCATGAAGGGCCCCATACAGCAACAGCAGGCCGCTGCCACAGTAGCTCCGGCCACCGCAGCAGCAGCAACTCCGACGGCCGCAGCAGCAGCAACTCCGAAGGCCGCAGCAGCAGCAACTCCGATGGCCGCACCTCCCGCGGCCGCAGCAACAGCGCCTGCGGCTCAACCAAAAATGCAGTCCCCACCTCCGAAGCCTGTTCCTCCGAAACCCGCACTTTCATCTCCCCCACCAAACCAAATTAAAAAACCcgctctctcatctcccccaccAAACCAGATGAATAGGAACCAGCAAAGACCAGGACCCGGCAACGCCAATGGGAATGGGAATAAATCTGCACCCGCAAACAAAAAACCTGAACCTCAAACGCAGATGAACACTTCAAATGAGGCCGAGGAAGCCCACCCCCCCAAT GAGTTGAGAGCGACATTGTCCTCGTTGCGCAGACCTGGCGAGAAGACGTACACTCAACGATGCCGCCTTTTCATTGGAAACCTTCCCAACGATATCTCAGATGACACATTCAAGAAGCTGTTTGCAAAGTATGGCGAGCCCAGTGAGATTTTCATCAACAAAAACAAAGGCTTTGGCTTCATACGCCTT GAATCCCGTGCATTGGCTGAGATAGCTAAAGCTGAGTTGGATGATGTACCCATGAAAGGCAGACCGCTTCGGGTGCGCTTTGCAACTCACTCGGCTGCACTGTCTGTGAAGAATTTATCACCTTTTGTTTCCAATGAGCTACTGGAGGAGGCCTTTTCCCAGTTTGGAGTGGTGGAGAGGGCTGTGGTAATTGTAGATGATCGCGGGCGCTCCACTGGCAAGGGCATTGTCGAATTTGCCTCTAAACCTGCTGCACGAAAGGCCCTGGATCGTTGCAATGATGGAGTCTTCTTGCTCACCAC GTCACCTCGTCCAATCGTCGTTGAGCCCCTTGAACAATACGATGATGAGGATGGTCTGCCAGAGAAACTGGCACAGAAGAACCACAACTATCATAA GGAGCGGGAGGAGCCTCCCAGGTTTGCCCGTCCTGGCACTTTTGAGTTTGAGTACTCTAAGCGTTGGAAGTCCCTGGATGACATGGAGAAGCAGCAGCGACAGCAAGTGGAGAAAAACATCCGCGAAGCCCGTGAGAAACTGGAGGGCGAGATGGACGATGCTTTCCATGTGCACCAGGCCAACATGATCCGCCAAG ATCTGCTGAGGCGTGAGGAGGAGCTACGACGCATGGAGGAGATGCACAGTGCGGAGATGCAGAAGAGGAAAGAGATGCAGCTCAG GCAGGAGGAGGAACGTCGCATACGTGAGGAGGAGACGCTCCGCCAGAGGGAGATTGAGGAGCAAATCCGGCGCAAGCGGGAGGAGGCCTACAGAAGTGGGAACTTCATGGACAAT AGGGATATGAGATTGACTCAGGGTGGCGCCATGGGCATGGCTG ACAATCAATTTGGCTCACCCAACCAGAAGTTCCCCATGGGACTCCAAGGCATGGGTGTACCTAACGCTGGGGGAGCCATGATGCCCAACGAAATG CGCAACGAGCGGAACTTCCCTCAGGGAGGCCGGGGGGCAATGGGTCCTAACAACCAAGGGTTTGGCAGGGTCCGTGAGGAGTTTGATGGGCCTGCCAAGAAGCCCCGCTTTTAA